Proteins found in one Hypericibacter terrae genomic segment:
- a CDS encoding GNAT family N-acetyltransferase, whose protein sequence is MAGNVTSCGVASLVPRQRTTDATAAVSAGLQDGDGSGDIRPDRSRLRGIDNRQEDELVDDDEAKDDKRNKKTRPDSMNTHIIIRPVETAADRKAFVELAFRRNAGDRHWVPPLRQEVYGLITPGKNPWFDHAEAQLFLAERDGRAVGRISAHIDHLALAQPAAQGMGPGTGNWGMMEAEDEATFRVLIAHAEDWLRTKGMRRSLGPLSLSVWDEAGLQVSGFDHPPTVMMGHNSSAYRGWVEAAGHRPAKSLYTYELDIRRDFPPFVQRIVQSGERNARIVIRKVDKRRFNEEAALILGILNDAWSGNWGFVPLTDAEIAYAGKKLKPLVFEDLTRVAEVDGEPVAFMLTLPDLNEALKPLNGSLFPFGWAKLLWWLRAPKVKTTRVPLMGVVKRLQASRLASQVAFMMIEYIRRAAVASYGASRGEIGWILDDNKGMRAIAETIESKINREYVIYEKTL, encoded by the coding sequence ATGGCCGGCAATGTTACTTCATGCGGCGTTGCTTCTTTGGTGCCTCGCCAGCGCACTACGGATGCAACGGCAGCGGTGAGTGCCGGGCTGCAAGATGGCGACGGATCAGGCGATATCCGTCCAGATCGATCCCGGCTCCGCGGCATCGATAACCGTCAAGAAGATGAGCTGGTTGACGATGACGAGGCCAAGGACGACAAAAGAAACAAGAAAACGCGCCCGGACAGCATGAACACGCATATCATCATTCGGCCCGTCGAGACCGCGGCCGATCGCAAGGCCTTCGTCGAACTCGCCTTCCGCCGGAACGCGGGCGACCGCCATTGGGTGCCGCCGCTAAGGCAGGAGGTTTACGGCCTCATCACGCCTGGCAAGAACCCCTGGTTCGACCATGCGGAGGCGCAACTCTTTCTGGCCGAGCGCGACGGCCGCGCTGTCGGCCGGATTTCCGCGCATATCGACCATCTCGCGCTCGCTCAGCCCGCCGCACAGGGCATGGGCCCGGGCACCGGCAATTGGGGCATGATGGAAGCGGAAGACGAGGCGACCTTCCGGGTGCTCATCGCGCATGCCGAGGACTGGCTGCGGACCAAAGGCATGCGGCGATCGCTCGGCCCCCTCAGCCTGTCGGTGTGGGACGAGGCCGGCCTGCAGGTCAGCGGCTTCGACCATCCGCCGACGGTGATGATGGGGCATAACAGCTCCGCCTATCGCGGTTGGGTGGAAGCCGCAGGCCACAGGCCCGCCAAATCGCTCTACACCTACGAGCTCGATATCAGGCGGGATTTCCCGCCGTTCGTCCAGCGCATCGTCCAGTCGGGCGAGCGCAACGCCCGCATCGTCATCCGCAAGGTCGACAAGCGCCGCTTCAACGAGGAGGCCGCGCTGATCCTGGGCATATTGAACGATGCCTGGTCGGGAAATTGGGGGTTTGTGCCGCTGACGGACGCCGAGATCGCCTATGCCGGCAAGAAGCTCAAGCCGCTCGTCTTCGAAGATCTGACCCGGGTCGCCGAGGTCGATGGCGAACCCGTCGCCTTCATGTTGACGCTGCCCGATCTCAACGAGGCGCTGAAGCCCCTGAACGGCTCGCTTTTTCCATTCGGCTGGGCAAAGTTATTGTGGTGGCTGCGCGCACCCAAGGTGAAGACGACACGTGTGCCGCTCATGGGCGTGGTCAAGCGGCTCCAGGCATCGCGCCTGGCGAGCCAGGTCGCCTTCATGATGATCGAGTATATCCGCCGCGCCGCGGTCGCCAGCTATGGTGCTTCGCGTGGCGAGATCGGCTGGATCCTCGATGACAACAAGGGCATGCGTGCGATCGCCGAGACCATCGAGAGCAAGATCAACCGCGAATATGTAATCTACGAAAAGACGCTGTAA
- a CDS encoding terminase large subunit domain-containing protein: MRRFNVVVCHRRFGKTVLCVNHLIRAAVRCPAPRPRFAYLAPTYRQAKAVAWDYLKHFTGPIPGAQRHEGELRVDLPNGARITLLGADNPDALRGLYIDGIVFDEYGQMAPRIFGEVVRPALSDRQGWAVFIGTPQGRNGFHEIYETARLDPDWFTALHRASETGLIAEEELAAARRIMTPEEYAQEFECSFESAVAGSYYGRLIEEAVAQTRIGQVPYDPRLPVHTAWDLGMDDSTAIWFAQAAGAEVRLIGYYEASGEGLEHYVRVLQQRGYVYGEHWLPHDAEVRELGTGVSRIETLASLGLKGRVLPALRIEDGVNAARLLLPRCWFDREACAAGISALRHYRRDYDEKLRAYRSRPVHDWSSHGADAFRYLSIGLAQLRDGARALPKRDRGWVV, translated from the coding sequence ATGCGCAGGTTTAATGTGGTGGTCTGCCACCGGCGGTTCGGGAAGACCGTCCTCTGCGTCAACCACCTGATCCGCGCCGCGGTGCGGTGTCCGGCGCCACGCCCGCGCTTCGCCTATCTGGCGCCCACCTATCGCCAGGCCAAGGCGGTCGCCTGGGACTATCTCAAGCATTTCACCGGACCGATTCCGGGGGCGCAGCGCCATGAGGGCGAGCTCAGGGTGGATTTGCCCAATGGGGCGCGCATCACGCTGCTCGGCGCCGACAATCCCGACGCGCTGCGCGGGCTCTATATCGACGGCATCGTGTTCGACGAATATGGCCAGATGGCGCCGCGCATCTTCGGCGAGGTGGTGCGGCCGGCGCTTTCGGACCGGCAGGGCTGGGCGGTCTTCATCGGCACGCCCCAGGGCCGCAACGGATTCCACGAGATCTACGAGACCGCGCGCCTCGACCCGGACTGGTTCACGGCGCTGCATCGGGCGAGCGAGACGGGGCTCATCGCCGAGGAAGAACTCGCGGCCGCGCGGCGCATCATGACGCCCGAGGAATATGCGCAGGAGTTCGAGTGCAGCTTCGAAAGCGCAGTCGCTGGCAGCTATTACGGAAGGCTGATCGAGGAGGCCGTCGCCCAGACGCGGATCGGCCAGGTGCCTTATGACCCGCGGCTGCCGGTGCATACAGCGTGGGACCTCGGGATGGACGATTCGACTGCGATCTGGTTCGCCCAGGCCGCCGGCGCCGAGGTGCGGCTGATCGGCTATTACGAAGCCTCGGGCGAGGGCCTCGAGCATTATGTCCGGGTGCTGCAGCAGCGCGGCTATGTCTATGGCGAGCATTGGCTGCCGCATGACGCCGAGGTGCGCGAGCTCGGGACCGGCGTGAGCCGGATCGAGACTCTGGCCTCGCTGGGGCTCAAGGGACGCGTGCTGCCGGCCCTGCGGATCGAGGATGGCGTCAATGCGGCGCGGCTGCTGTTGCCGCGCTGCTGGTTCGATCGCGAGGCCTGCGCCGCCGGCATCTCGGCGCTACGCCATTACCGGCGGGATTATGACGAGAAGCTCCGGGCCTATCGCTCGCGGCCGGTTCATGACTGGTCGAGCCATGGCGCCGATGCCTTCCGCTATCTCTCAATCGGGCTGGCGCAGCTGCGGGACGGCGCGCGGGCGCTGCCGAAGCGGGATCGGGGTTGGGTGGTTTAG
- a CDS encoding XRE family transcriptional regulator, translated as MSEISEAARRLKHLRERSGLSMRQVADALGWSLTRYQHYEDRYKRRWLPLDLTRQLGSLFETRGIDPQELLALAGLEAPDLPAPRMGPASGPAINARDLVMAPPGLGRDLPVLGAVKGGSEGFYFNEGEAKEFVLRPVGLQGVANGFALYVDGDSMEPRYFAGEMLYVNPNRPITKGCFVAIELADGQGLIKQFLRRSDDLIVLRQFNPAKDLRLAARDVKRLYRITGSAETS; from the coding sequence ATGAGCGAGATCTCGGAAGCCGCCCGGCGGCTCAAACATTTGCGCGAGCGATCCGGCCTTTCCATGCGCCAGGTCGCCGACGCGCTCGGCTGGTCGCTCACCCGCTACCAGCATTACGAGGACCGTTACAAGCGCCGCTGGCTGCCGCTCGATCTGACGCGCCAGCTGGGCTCGCTGTTCGAGACCCGCGGCATCGACCCGCAGGAGCTCCTCGCCCTCGCCGGCCTCGAGGCGCCGGACCTGCCCGCGCCGCGCATGGGTCCCGCGTCGGGACCGGCGATCAATGCGCGCGACCTCGTGATGGCGCCGCCCGGCCTCGGCCGCGACCTGCCGGTGCTCGGCGCCGTCAAGGGCGGCTCGGAGGGATTCTATTTCAACGAAGGCGAGGCCAAGGAATTCGTGCTGCGGCCCGTGGGGCTGCAGGGCGTCGCCAACGGCTTCGCGCTCTATGTGGATGGCGACAGCATGGAGCCGCGCTACTTCGCCGGCGAGATGCTCTATGTGAACCCCAATCGGCCGATCACCAAGGGCTGCTTCGTCGCGATCGAGCTTGCCGACGGCCAGGGCCTCATCAAGCAGTTCCTGCGCCGCAGCGACGACCTCATCGTGCTGCGCCAGTTCAATCCCGCGAAGGACCTCCGCCTCGCCGCCCGCGACGTGAAGCGCCTCTACCGCATCACCGGCTCCGCCGAGACCAGTTGA
- the acuI gene encoding acrylyl-CoA reductase (NADPH): protein MFKALLLEEKDGKVSASIKSLEESALPEGDVTVAVEFSTLNYKDGLVLGGLGRLVRKYPHVGGVDFVGTVESSSHPSWKAGDKVMLNGWRVGELHWGGYAEKARVKGDWLIPLPKGLTPERAMAIGTAGYASMLGIIALEMHGLKPDKGEVLVTGAAGGVGSVAVAVLAKLGYKVVASTGRAETHDYLKSLGAAEIIDRASIATPSGKPLDSERWAGCVDAVGGSTLANVLANLKYGCGAAACGLAGGTKLETTVIPFLLRGVNLLGIDTVMCPMERRKEAWARLARDLPADKIDAMIQKATLADLPKLGADILAGKVRGRVVVDVRK, encoded by the coding sequence ATGTTCAAAGCCCTGCTGCTCGAAGAGAAAGACGGGAAGGTTTCCGCCAGCATCAAATCGCTCGAGGAATCGGCATTGCCCGAAGGCGACGTGACGGTCGCCGTCGAGTTCAGCACGCTCAATTACAAGGATGGGCTGGTGCTGGGCGGGCTGGGAAGGCTGGTGCGGAAATATCCGCATGTCGGGGGCGTCGATTTCGTCGGCACGGTCGAGAGCTCGAGCCATCCTTCCTGGAAGGCGGGCGACAAGGTCATGCTCAATGGCTGGCGCGTCGGCGAGCTGCATTGGGGCGGCTATGCCGAGAAGGCGCGGGTCAAGGGCGACTGGCTGATCCCGCTGCCGAAGGGGTTGACGCCGGAGCGGGCGATGGCGATCGGTACGGCGGGCTATGCCTCGATGCTGGGAATCATCGCGCTCGAGATGCATGGCCTCAAACCCGACAAGGGCGAGGTGCTGGTGACGGGTGCGGCTGGCGGCGTGGGCAGCGTCGCGGTCGCGGTGCTGGCGAAGCTGGGATACAAGGTCGTGGCCTCGACTGGCCGCGCCGAGACGCATGACTATCTGAAGTCGCTGGGGGCGGCCGAGATCATCGACCGCGCCAGCATCGCGACGCCGTCCGGCAAGCCGCTCGACAGCGAGCGCTGGGCCGGCTGCGTCGATGCGGTGGGCGGCAGCACGCTGGCGAATGTGCTGGCCAATCTCAAATATGGATGCGGGGCGGCGGCCTGCGGGCTCGCCGGCGGGACCAAGCTCGAGACCACGGTCATTCCGTTCCTGCTCCGCGGCGTCAATCTGCTCGGCATCGACACGGTGATGTGCCCGATGGAGCGCCGGAAAGAGGCCTGGGCCAGGCTCGCGCGCGATTTGCCGGCGGACAAGATCGACGCCATGATCCAGAAGGCGACCCTGGCCGATCTGCCGAAGCTGGGCGCCGACATCCTGGCCGGCAAGGTGCGCGGCCGTGTCGTCGTGGATGTGAGGAAGTAG
- a CDS encoding dihydroorotase, with the protein MAERFDLIVKGGRAMTPSGLVEADIAIADGKIAAIGRIDLPADTVLDAKGLHVLPGVIDSQVHFREPGLTHKEDLATGTAGAALGGVTAIFEMPNTNPNTATAEALAEKLSLAEGRVWCDVAFFVGATTENAETLGELERLPGAAGIKIFMGSSTGTLLVADDETLLRALGNGTRRVAIHSEDEYRLRERHALVKDGADPVMHPVWRDVETATRATQRVMRLARQAKRRVHILHVTTAEEVPILAANKDLVTMEVTPQHLTLAAPDCYRELGTFAQMNPPIREMRHREALWQAVRDGIVDVIGSDHAPHTKDEKAKPYPQSPSGMPGVQTLLPLMLDHMNAGRLTLERLVDLTSAGPARIYNVASKGRIAVGYDGDLSIVDLKAKRTIESKQQATRCGWTPFDGRSVTGWPKATVVRGHIVMREDELIGRPIGRPVRFAECLGSM; encoded by the coding sequence GTGGCAGAGCGCTTCGATCTGATTGTCAAAGGCGGGAGGGCGATGACGCCCTCAGGGCTCGTCGAGGCCGATATCGCGATCGCCGATGGGAAGATCGCCGCGATCGGTCGCATCGATCTGCCCGCGGACACGGTCCTCGATGCCAAGGGGCTGCATGTGCTGCCGGGCGTGATCGACAGCCAGGTGCATTTCCGCGAACCCGGCCTGACCCATAAGGAAGATCTCGCGACCGGCACGGCCGGCGCGGCGCTGGGCGGCGTCACCGCGATCTTCGAGATGCCCAACACCAATCCCAACACGGCCACGGCCGAGGCCCTGGCCGAGAAGCTGAGCCTGGCCGAAGGCCGGGTCTGGTGCGACGTCGCCTTCTTCGTCGGCGCCACCACCGAGAATGCGGAAACGCTGGGCGAGCTGGAGCGGCTGCCGGGCGCTGCGGGCATCAAGATCTTCATGGGCAGCTCGACCGGCACGCTGCTGGTGGCCGACGACGAGACGCTGCTGCGCGCCTTGGGCAATGGCACAAGGCGTGTCGCGATCCATTCGGAGGACGAATATCGCCTGCGCGAACGCCATGCGCTGGTGAAGGACGGCGCCGATCCGGTGATGCATCCGGTCTGGCGCGACGTGGAGACGGCGACCCGGGCCACGCAGCGGGTGATGCGGCTGGCACGCCAGGCCAAGCGCCGCGTCCATATCCTGCATGTGACGACGGCGGAGGAGGTTCCGATCCTCGCCGCCAACAAGGATCTCGTCACCATGGAGGTGACACCGCAGCATCTGACGCTGGCGGCGCCCGACTGCTATCGCGAGCTCGGGACCTTCGCGCAGATGAACCCGCCGATCCGCGAGATGCGCCACCGCGAGGCGCTGTGGCAGGCGGTGCGCGACGGCATCGTCGACGTGATCGGCTCGGATCACGCGCCTCATACGAAGGACGAGAAGGCGAAGCCCTATCCGCAGAGCCCCTCGGGCATGCCCGGCGTGCAGACGCTGCTGCCGCTGATGCTGGATCACATGAATGCGGGGCGGCTGACGCTCGAGCGGCTGGTCGATCTCACCAGTGCCGGCCCTGCCCGGATCTACAACGTCGCGAGCAAGGGACGCATCGCCGTCGGTTACGATGGCGACCTCTCGATCGTCGATCTCAAGGCCAAGCGGACCATCGAATCCAAGCAGCAGGCCACGCGCTGCGGCTGGACGCCGTTCGACGGCCGGTCCGTGACGGGCTGGCCCAAGGCCACGGTGGTGCGCGGCCATATCGTCATGCGCGAGGACGAGTTGATCGGACGGCCCATCGGCCGGCCGGTGCGGTTCGCGGAGTGCCTCGGCTCCATGTGA
- a CDS encoding mannose-1-phosphate guanylyltransferase/mannose-6-phosphate isomerase yields the protein MNELRYYSNTMQVRPVILSGGAGTRLWPLSRATYPKQLMPLLSEESLLQATARRVAPAHGFLPPLIVCNAEHRFMVAEQLRSIEVAPEAILLEPLARNTAPAAAAAALGAEAIDPESVLLLLPSDHHVADPESFRAAVATALPAALAGFLVTFGITPNKPETGYGYIRLGAELPEAPGCQRVAKFVEKPDLPTARAYLTAGDHVWNGGMVLFQARRLIEELERYEPAMLVAVRASLAAAERDLDFTRLNEPEFAKAISKSIDYAVLERTAMAAVVPCDMGWSDVGSWDSLWEAADKDAEGNAIIGDVVAVGVRDSYLRAESRLLAVQGLTGVVAVETPDAVLVLARDKAQDLRSVVAALDQKGRHEHLRHRKVFRPWGSYEQVDAGDRFQVKRLIVRPGGKLSLQRHAQRAEHWVVVRGMARVTRDGQLFDLVANQSAYIPLGAAHRLENPGEEPLHIIEVQSGGYLGEDDIVRLEDVYGRR from the coding sequence ATGAACGAATTGCGTTACTACTCGAACACGATGCAGGTACGCCCCGTGATCCTGTCGGGCGGTGCCGGGACCCGGCTCTGGCCCCTCTCCCGCGCCACCTATCCCAAGCAGCTCATGCCGCTGCTCTCCGAGGAGAGCCTGCTGCAGGCGACGGCCCGGCGCGTGGCGCCCGCTCATGGCTTCCTGCCGCCCTTGATCGTCTGCAATGCCGAGCACCGCTTCATGGTGGCCGAGCAGCTCCGCAGCATCGAGGTGGCGCCCGAGGCCATCCTGCTGGAGCCGCTGGCCCGCAACACGGCACCGGCCGCCGCCGCCGCCGCCCTCGGCGCCGAAGCCATCGACCCGGAATCCGTCCTCCTGCTGCTGCCGTCGGACCATCATGTGGCCGACCCGGAGAGCTTCCGCGCGGCGGTCGCCACCGCCCTGCCCGCGGCCCTCGCCGGCTTTCTCGTGACCTTCGGCATCACCCCCAACAAGCCCGAGACCGGCTATGGCTATATCCGCCTCGGCGCCGAGCTGCCCGAAGCGCCGGGCTGCCAGCGGGTGGCCAAGTTCGTCGAGAAGCCCGACCTGCCGACCGCGCGGGCCTACCTCACCGCCGGCGACCATGTCTGGAACGGCGGCATGGTGCTGTTCCAGGCGCGCCGCCTGATCGAGGAGCTGGAGCGTTACGAGCCCGCCATGCTGGTCGCCGTGCGGGCCTCGCTCGCCGCCGCCGAGCGCGACCTCGACTTCACACGGCTGAACGAACCGGAATTCGCCAAGGCCATCTCGAAATCGATCGACTATGCCGTGCTCGAGCGCACCGCCATGGCGGCGGTGGTGCCCTGCGACATGGGGTGGTCCGATGTCGGCTCCTGGGACAGCCTGTGGGAAGCCGCCGACAAGGACGCCGAAGGCAACGCGATCATCGGCGATGTGGTCGCCGTCGGTGTCCGCGACAGCTATCTGCGCGCCGAAAGCCGCCTCCTGGCGGTCCAGGGCCTGACCGGCGTCGTCGCCGTCGAGACCCCCGACGCCGTCCTGGTCCTGGCCCGCGACAAGGCCCAGGACCTGCGCTCCGTGGTGGCCGCCCTCGACCAGAAGGGCCGCCACGAGCATCTGCGCCACCGCAAGGTCTTCCGGCCCTGGGGCTCCTACGAGCAGGTCGATGCCGGCGACCGCTTCCAGGTGAAGCGGCTGATCGTCCGGCCGGGCGGCAAGCTCTCCCTGCAGCGCCACGCCCAGCGCGCCGAGCATTGGGTGGTCGTCCGCGGCATGGCGCGGGTGACCCGCGACGGCCAGCTCTTCGACCTGGTGGCCAACCAGTCCGCCTATATCCCCCTGGGCGCCGCGCATCGGCTGGAGAACCCGGGCGAGGAACCGCTCCATATCATCGAGGTCCAGTCGGGCGGCTATCTGGGGGAGGACGACATCGTCCGCCTGGAGGATGTCTACGGCCGGCGCTGA
- a CDS encoding aspartate aminotransferase family protein produces MNQIKPNSLAARDIAYHLHGYTNAVRQEQEGSLILTEGKGIYVHDENGKAYIEGMAGLWCASLGFGEERLVDAAIRQMRKLPYYHTFSQKTSSVTVELAEKLIGIAPVPMSKVYFASSGSEANDTVVKMVWYYNNALGRTKKKKIISRQKGYHGVTVASASLTGLPNNHRDFDLPIANILHTDCPHYYRYGQEGESEAQFAQRMADSLEKLILAEGPDTIAAFIAEPVMGAGGVIVPPAGYFDLIQPILRKYDILFIADEVICGFGRTGNMFGSQTFKMKPDIVTVAKALSSAYLPISAVMINEKVYSVLRDNSGKIGVFGHGYTYSGNPVCAAVALETLKIYEERNIVDQVRRIAPTFQREMRRFADHPLVGEVRGVGLIGAIELVKNKQTRESFAPQQGIAAQTSKFCQELGLITRGMADGMAFCPPLIITEAEIEEMFRRFSKGLDATWAWVREQGLVAA; encoded by the coding sequence ATGAATCAGATCAAGCCGAACTCATTGGCCGCGCGCGACATCGCCTATCACCTGCATGGCTATACCAATGCGGTGCGCCAGGAACAGGAAGGCTCTCTCATCCTGACCGAGGGCAAGGGCATCTATGTTCATGACGAGAACGGCAAAGCCTATATCGAAGGCATGGCCGGCCTCTGGTGCGCGTCGCTGGGGTTTGGCGAGGAGCGTCTGGTCGACGCCGCCATCAGGCAGATGAGGAAGCTGCCCTATTATCACACCTTCAGCCAGAAGACCTCGTCGGTGACCGTCGAGCTCGCCGAGAAGCTGATCGGCATCGCGCCGGTGCCGATGTCGAAGGTCTATTTCGCCAGCTCCGGCTCCGAGGCGAACGATACCGTCGTCAAGATGGTGTGGTACTACAACAACGCGCTCGGCCGGACGAAGAAGAAGAAGATCATCTCGCGCCAGAAGGGCTACCACGGCGTCACGGTGGCGTCCGCCAGCTTGACCGGGCTGCCCAACAATCATCGCGACTTCGATCTGCCGATCGCCAACATCCTCCACACCGACTGCCCGCATTACTATCGCTACGGGCAGGAGGGCGAGAGCGAGGCGCAGTTCGCCCAACGCATGGCCGACAGCCTCGAAAAGCTCATCCTTGCCGAGGGACCGGACACGATCGCGGCCTTCATCGCCGAGCCGGTCATGGGTGCCGGCGGCGTCATCGTTCCGCCCGCCGGCTATTTCGACCTGATCCAGCCGATCCTGCGGAAATACGACATTCTCTTCATCGCCGACGAGGTGATCTGCGGCTTCGGGCGCACCGGCAACATGTTCGGGTCCCAGACCTTCAAGATGAAGCCCGACATCGTCACCGTCGCCAAGGCTCTGTCTTCTGCCTATTTGCCGATCTCGGCCGTGATGATCAACGAGAAGGTCTACTCCGTCCTGCGCGACAACAGCGGCAAGATCGGCGTCTTCGGCCATGGCTACACCTATTCCGGCAACCCCGTCTGCGCCGCCGTCGCGCTCGAGACCCTGAAGATCTACGAGGAACGCAACATCGTGGATCAGGTTCGTCGCATCGCCCCCACGTTCCAACGCGAGATGCGGCGCTTCGCCGATCATCCGCTGGTGGGCGAGGTGCGCGGCGTGGGTCTCATCGGCGCTATCGAACTGGTGAAGAACAAACAGACCAGGGAGTCCTTCGCACCGCAGCAAGGTATTGCGGCCCAGACCAGCAAGTTCTGCCAGGAACTGGGCCTCATCACCCGCGGAATGGCGGACGGCATGGCCTTCTGCCCGCCGCTGATCATCACCGAGGCTGAAATTGAGGAGATGTTCCGGCGCTTTTCCAAGGGCCTCGACGCGACCTGGGCCTGGGTTCGCGAGCAAGGTCTCGTCGCCGCCTGA
- a CDS encoding ABC transporter ATP-binding protein, whose protein sequence is MNKRQDNYVSFKDVQKSYDGETLVVKNLNMDIAQGEFLTMLGPSGSGKTTTLLMLAGFEVPTNGHIYLDGQPIDNMPPHKRNIGMVFQNYALFPHMTVEENLAFPLQVRKMGKAEIESRIKRALDMVQLGIYGKRRPAQLSGGQQQRVAVARALVFDPKLVLMDEPLGALDKQLREQMQFEVKHLHDRLGITIVYVTHDQSEALTMSNRIAVFNDGIIQQLATPDDLYERPLNAFVAQFIGENNKIRGRIKATNGTTCQVEIEGGGTVQATPVKIDGVGSPTVLSLRPERVRVNPPAGTMPNLFTAKVEELIYLGDHIRTRVTVCGNSDFVIKVPNSEGAHQFEPGATIAVGWKAEDCRALDAH, encoded by the coding sequence ATGAACAAGCGGCAGGATAATTACGTCAGCTTCAAGGACGTCCAGAAGAGCTATGACGGCGAGACTCTGGTCGTCAAAAACCTGAACATGGATATCGCCCAGGGCGAGTTCTTGACCATGCTCGGGCCCTCGGGGTCCGGCAAGACCACCACCCTGCTCATGCTGGCCGGCTTCGAGGTGCCGACCAATGGCCATATCTATCTGGACGGGCAGCCGATCGACAACATGCCGCCGCACAAGCGGAATATCGGCATGGTGTTCCAGAACTACGCCCTCTTCCCGCATATGACGGTCGAGGAAAACCTCGCCTTCCCCCTGCAGGTCCGCAAGATGGGCAAGGCCGAGATCGAGAGCCGCATCAAGCGGGCCCTCGACATGGTCCAGCTCGGAATCTATGGCAAGCGCCGCCCTGCCCAGCTCTCGGGCGGCCAGCAGCAGCGCGTCGCCGTGGCCCGGGCGCTCGTTTTCGATCCCAAGCTCGTGCTGATGGACGAGCCGCTGGGCGCCCTCGACAAGCAGCTGCGCGAGCAGATGCAGTTCGAGGTCAAGCATCTCCATGACCGCCTCGGCATCACGATCGTCTATGTGACGCACGATCAGAGCGAGGCGCTCACCATGTCCAACCGGATCGCCGTCTTCAATGACGGCATCATCCAGCAGCTGGCGACGCCCGACGATCTCTATGAGCGTCCCCTGAACGCCTTCGTGGCGCAGTTCATCGGCGAGAACAACAAGATCCGGGGCCGGATCAAGGCCACCAACGGCACCACCTGCCAGGTCGAGATCGAGGGTGGCGGCACTGTCCAGGCGACCCCGGTCAAGATCGACGGCGTCGGCTCGCCGACCGTGCTGTCGCTGCGGCCCGAGCGCGTGCGGGTCAATCCGCCCGCCGGCACGATGCCCAACCTCTTCACCGCCAAGGTCGAGGAGCTGATCTATCTCGGCGACCATATCCGCACCCGGGTGACGGTGTGCGGGAACAGCGATTTCGTGATCAAGGTGCCGAATTCCGAGGGCGCCCATCAGTTCGAGCCGGGCGCCACCATCGCGGTCGGCTGGAAAGCGGAGGATTGTCGGGCGCTCGACGCGCACTGA
- a CDS encoding ABC transporter substrate-binding protein, with protein MKIRMLMTSALVMAGVAAFALTLTKPAAADDKALTVVSWGGAYQHSQQEAYIKPFAKETGTKITEEEYNGEIAKIRAMVEAKAVTWDVVDVDTQTALAACAEGILEPIDYAKVGVDKSKMIGGDQFDCAVPTILYSTIFAYDADKLKDGPKTVADLFDLKKFPGKRALQKNPFINLEWALMADGVATKDLYKVLNTKEGVDRAFKKLDTIKKDVVWWEAGAQTPQLLADGQVVMGSTWNGRIQNAVVNDHKNFVIVWDGQAPDYDLWAIPKGTPRLDLAYQFIAFSTRADNQANQTNYISYGPGNKDAIALIKPDVLKDLPSAPDNMKNAIIVDPQFWADHGEELRDRFNAWLAQ; from the coding sequence ATGAAGATCCGCATGTTGATGACGAGCGCCCTCGTCATGGCCGGCGTCGCGGCTTTCGCCCTGACGCTGACCAAGCCTGCCGCTGCCGACGACAAGGCGTTGACCGTCGTATCTTGGGGCGGTGCCTATCAGCACAGCCAGCAAGAAGCCTATATCAAGCCATTCGCGAAGGAGACCGGCACCAAGATCACCGAAGAGGAATATAACGGCGAGATCGCCAAGATCCGCGCCATGGTCGAAGCCAAGGCTGTGACCTGGGATGTCGTCGACGTCGATACCCAGACCGCGTTGGCAGCTTGCGCCGAGGGCATCCTCGAGCCGATCGACTACGCCAAGGTCGGCGTCGATAAATCCAAGATGATCGGCGGCGACCAGTTCGACTGCGCCGTGCCGACGATCCTTTACTCCACCATCTTCGCCTACGACGCCGACAAGCTGAAGGACGGCCCCAAGACGGTCGCCGACCTGTTCGACCTCAAGAAGTTCCCCGGCAAGCGCGCCCTCCAGAAGAACCCATTCATCAACCTCGAATGGGCGCTGATGGCCGATGGCGTGGCGACCAAGGACCTCTACAAGGTGCTGAACACGAAGGAAGGCGTGGACCGCGCCTTCAAGAAGCTCGACACCATCAAGAAGGACGTCGTGTGGTGGGAAGCCGGCGCCCAGACGCCGCAACTGCTCGCCGACGGCCAGGTGGTGATGGGCTCGACCTGGAACGGCCGCATCCAGAACGCGGTCGTGAACGATCACAAGAACTTCGTGATCGTGTGGGACGGCCAGGCCCCCGACTATGATCTCTGGGCGATTCCGAAGGGCACGCCACGCCTGGATCTCGCCTATCAGTTCATCGCCTTCTCGACTCGGGCGGACAACCAAGCCAACCAGACCAACTACATCTCCTACGGCCCGGGCAACAAGGACGCCATCGCGCTGATCAAGCCGGACGTGCTGAAGGATCTGCCATCGGCGCCGGACAACATGAAGAATGCCATCATCGTCGACCCGCAGTTCTGGGCCGACCATGGTGAGGAGCTGCGCGACCGGTTCAACGCCTGGCTCGCTCAGTAA